TCTATCAATGGTTCAGCTTCAATCTGTAGCTTTGCTGTTGGCAGCTTTGTGTTGGCGAGCCAGTGGCGACTGTGGCTGTAATAAGCTTGACAGAGAAGCCTCTGCCAAAAGCACGGAAGAACCAATGCAACAGGTATGCCAGCAAAGGCcgaaacaaaataacaaacaatatcGAGATTATTATGGAgagttggagctggagccTGAAATAGAAGGGATGTCACTCATACCTGGCGGCAGTCAGCATATAGGCACCGATGAGCCGCTTTTCAAGGCAGATCGCGAAGCCCCTGAGCGTCTTGTCAAGCTGCAAGACTTCTACTTGGACAAGCTGGAGGTATCCAATGCACAGTTTGCAAAGTTTGTTGAAGCGACAAACTACACAACAGAGGCGGAAAAGTTTGGCGATAGTTTTCTTTTCAAGACTCTGCTAACTGATGCAGAACAAAAGGATCTGGAGGATTACCGTGTGGCAAGTGCCCTTTGGTGGTTCAAAGTAAAAGGGGTGAGCTGGCGCAAGCCGCATGGCATTAATAGTAATCTGAAGGGTGAgtcaaatgcaataattttaaacaaatactaaTACTTAATTGATTTACCTAGGATTGGAACAACATCCTGTAGTGCACGTGTCGTGGCGAGATGCTGTTGCCTACTGCACCTGGCAGGGGAAACGCTTGCCCAGCGAAGCCGAGTGGGAAGTCGCCTGTCGTGGTGGCAAGCAGCGCAAGCTTTTTCCTTGGGGTAACAAACTGATGCCTAAGGACAAGCACTGGCTGAATATTTGGCAGGGCGAGTTTCCAGATGGTAACACGGCTGACGATGGCTAC
The DNA window shown above is from Drosophila busckii strain San Diego stock center, stock number 13000-0081.31 chromosome 3L, ASM1175060v1, whole genome shotgun sequence and carries:
- the LOC108598704 gene encoding formylglycine-generating enzyme isoform X2 — translated: MVQLQSVALLLAALCWRASGDCGCNKLDREASAKSTEEPMQQVCQQRPKQNNKQYRDYYGELELEPEIEGMSLIPGGSQHIGTDEPLFKADREAPERLVKLQDFYLDKLEVSNAQFAKFVEATNYTTEAEKFGDSFLFKTLLTDAEQKDLEDYRVASALWWFKVKGVSWRKPHGINSNLKGLEQHPVVHVSWRDAVAYCTWQGKRLPSEAEWEVACRGGKQRKLFPWGNKLMPKDKHWLNIWQGEFPDGNTADDGYQFTCPVTKFRQNNYDLYNMVGNVWEWTADLWQADDTSETPNRVKKGGSYMCHKSYCYRYRCAARSQNTEDSSAGNLGFRCAKNG
- the LOC108598704 gene encoding formylglycine-generating enzyme isoform X1 — translated: MFSQPQVSLSMVQLQSVALLLAALCWRASGDCGCNKLDREASAKSTEEPMQQVCQQRPKQNNKQYRDYYGELELEPEIEGMSLIPGGSQHIGTDEPLFKADREAPERLVKLQDFYLDKLEVSNAQFAKFVEATNYTTEAEKFGDSFLFKTLLTDAEQKDLEDYRVASALWWFKVKGVSWRKPHGINSNLKGLEQHPVVHVSWRDAVAYCTWQGKRLPSEAEWEVACRGGKQRKLFPWGNKLMPKDKHWLNIWQGEFPDGNTADDGYQFTCPVTKFRQNNYDLYNMVGNVWEWTADLWQADDTSETPNRVKKGGSYMCHKSYCYRYRCAARSQNTEDSSAGNLGFRCAKNG